A region of Ictidomys tridecemlineatus isolate mIctTri1 chromosome 4, mIctTri1.hap1, whole genome shotgun sequence DNA encodes the following proteins:
- the LOC144376957 gene encoding uncharacterized protein LOC144376957, protein MAPATRRLARTRSPGRRSGGPEPAGRRPGAAGRAAVDAAGTGRSRFPARLARPAPKAAHVTSARSSPPGVPPGIRLTGAAEAVGKGSAPRLPGPRSREFRGGGERGRDAPSRAARARPRTPLPARTARAPRATAPSAAPTPITWRCPRPAASCAQAGKALTDTISAAPKMADVSSRP, encoded by the coding sequence ATGGCCCCGGCGACTCGCCGCCTCGCCCGGACGCGCTCCCCCGGCCGCCGGAGCGGCGGCCCGGAGCCGGCAGGTAGGAGGCCGGGCGCAGCGGGCCGGGCGGCGGTCGACGCCGCAGGCACCGGCCGGAGTCGGTTCCCGGCGCGCCTCGCCCGGCCGGCGCCCAAGGCCGCGCACGTCACCTCGGCGCGAAGTTCGCCGCCCGGCGTCCCGCCCGGGATCCGGCTGACAGGAGCGGCCGAGGCCGTGGGGAAGGGCTCGGCGCCGCGCCTCCCGGGCCCGCGGAGCCGCGAATTCcgggggggaggggaaaggggccGGGACGCTCCCTCCCGCGCCGCCCGGGCCCGGCCGAGGACCCCCCTGCCCGCCCGCACGGCTCGCGCACCCCGCGCCACGGCCCCCTCCgccgcccccacccccattacCTGGAGGTGCCCACGACCCGCCGCTAGTTGCGCTCAGGCGGGAAAAGCGCTCACCGACACCATCAGCGCAGCGCCCAAAATGGCGGACGTATCAAGCAGGCCTTGA